A section of the Apodemus sylvaticus chromosome 10, mApoSyl1.1, whole genome shotgun sequence genome encodes:
- the Hnrnpab gene encoding heterogeneous nuclear ribonucleoprotein A/B isoform X2, translated as MSDAAEEQPMETTGATENGHEAASEGEAQVEPGAGAAAPAAPAGSGGGTTTAPSGNQNGAEGDQINASKNEEDAGKMFVGGLSWDTSKKDLKDYFTKFGEVVDCTIKMDPNTGRSRGFGFILFKDSSSVEKVLDQKEHRLDGRVIDPKKAMAMKKDPVKKIFVGGLNPEATEEKIREYFGQFGEIEAIELPIDPKLNKRRGFVFITFKEEEPVKKVLEKKFHTVSGSKCEIKVAQPKEVYQQQQYGSGGRGNRNRGNRGSGGGQGSTNYGKSQRRGGHQNNYKPY; from the exons ATGTCGGACGCGGCTGAGGAGCAGCCCATGGAGACGACTGGCGCCACCGAGAACGGACACGAGGCCGCCTCCGAAGGCGAGGCCCAGGTTGAGCCCGGCGCCGGGGCAGCGGCCCCCGCGGCCCCGGCCGGGTCTGGGGGCGGGACCACGACCGCCCCGAGCGGGAACCAGAACGGCGCCGAGGGCGACCAGATCAACGCCAGCAAGAACGAGGAGGACGCGGG AAAAATGTTTGTTGGTGGTCTGAGCTGGGATACCAGCAAAAAAGACTTAAAGGATTATTTTACTAAGTTTGGAGAGGTCGTTGACTGTACAATAAAAATGGATCCCAATACTGGACGATCAAGAGGGTTTGGGTTTATTCTCTTCAAAGATTCTTCGAGTGTGGAGAAG GTCCTAGATCAGAAGGAACACAGGCTGGATGGTCGTGTCATTGACCCTAAAAAGGCTATGGCTATGAAGAAGGATCCTGTGAAGAAAATCTTTGTGGGAGGTCTAAACCCTGAAGCCACAGAGGAAAAGATCAGAGAATACTTTGGGCAGTTCGGGGAG ATTGAGGCCATTGAACTTCCAATAGATCCCAAGTTGAACAAAAGAcggggttttgtttttattacatttaaagaGGAAGAACCTGTGAAGAAAGTTCTAGAGAAAAAATTCCATACTGTCAGTGGAAGCAAG TGTGAAATCAAGGTTGCCCAGCCCAAAGAGGTGTATCAGCAACAGCAGTATGGTTCTGGGGGCAGAGGAAATCGCAATCGAGGAAACCGAGGCAGTGGTGGAG GTCAGGGTAGTACAAATTACGGGAAGAGCCAGCGACGTGGTGGTCATCAGAATAACTACAAGCCATACTGA
- the Hnrnpab gene encoding heterogeneous nuclear ribonucleoprotein A/B isoform X1 — protein sequence MSDAAEEQPMETTGATENGHEAASEGEAQVEPGAGAAAPAAPAGSGGGTTTAPSGNQNGAEGDQINASKNEEDAGKMFVGGLSWDTSKKDLKDYFTKFGEVVDCTIKMDPNTGRSRGFGFILFKDSSSVEKVLDQKEHRLDGRVIDPKKAMAMKKDPVKKIFVGGLNPEATEEKIREYFGQFGEIEAIELPIDPKLNKRRGFVFITFKEEEPVKKVLEKKFHTVSGSKCEIKVAQPKEVYQQQQYGSGGRGNRNRGNRGSGGGQSQSWNQGYGNYWNQGYGYQQGYGPGYGGYDYSPYGYYGYGPGYDYSQGSTNYGKSQRRGGHQNNYKPY from the exons ATGTCGGACGCGGCTGAGGAGCAGCCCATGGAGACGACTGGCGCCACCGAGAACGGACACGAGGCCGCCTCCGAAGGCGAGGCCCAGGTTGAGCCCGGCGCCGGGGCAGCGGCCCCCGCGGCCCCGGCCGGGTCTGGGGGCGGGACCACGACCGCCCCGAGCGGGAACCAGAACGGCGCCGAGGGCGACCAGATCAACGCCAGCAAGAACGAGGAGGACGCGGG AAAAATGTTTGTTGGTGGTCTGAGCTGGGATACCAGCAAAAAAGACTTAAAGGATTATTTTACTAAGTTTGGAGAGGTCGTTGACTGTACAATAAAAATGGATCCCAATACTGGACGATCAAGAGGGTTTGGGTTTATTCTCTTCAAAGATTCTTCGAGTGTGGAGAAG GTCCTAGATCAGAAGGAACACAGGCTGGATGGTCGTGTCATTGACCCTAAAAAGGCTATGGCTATGAAGAAGGATCCTGTGAAGAAAATCTTTGTGGGAGGTCTAAACCCTGAAGCCACAGAGGAAAAGATCAGAGAATACTTTGGGCAGTTCGGGGAG ATTGAGGCCATTGAACTTCCAATAGATCCCAAGTTGAACAAAAGAcggggttttgtttttattacatttaaagaGGAAGAACCTGTGAAGAAAGTTCTAGAGAAAAAATTCCATACTGTCAGTGGAAGCAAG TGTGAAATCAAGGTTGCCCAGCCCAAAGAGGTGTATCAGCAACAGCAGTATGGTTCTGGGGGCAGAGGAAATCGCAATCGAGGAAACCGAGGCAGTGGTGGAG GTCAGAGTCAGAGTTGGAATCAGGGCTACGGCAACTACTGGAACCAGGGCTACGGCTACCAGCAGGGCTACGGGCCGGGCTATGGCGGCTACGACTACTCGCCCTATGGCTATTACGGCTACGGCCCCGGCTACGACTACA GTCAGGGTAGTACAAATTACGGGAAGAGCCAGCGACGTGGTGGTCATCAGAATAACTACAAGCCATACTGA
- the Phykpl gene encoding 5-phosphohydroxy-L-lysine phospho-lyase isoform X1, with translation MAADTRAKAVTLDLRRRLLSSSCKLFFPEDPVKIIRGQGQYLYDEQGRQYLDCINNVAHVGHCHPTVVQAAHEQNLVLNTNSRYLHDNIVDYAQRLSETLPEKLSVFYFLNSGSEANDLALRLARQYTGHQDVVVLDHAYHGHLSSLIDISPYKFRNLDGQKEWVHVAPLPDTYRGPYREDHPDPAEAYANEAKHVISRAQEKGRKIAAFFAESLPSVSGQIIPPAGYFSQVAQHIRRAGGLFVADEIQVGFGRVGKHFWAFQLEGEDFVPDIVTMGKSIGNGHPVACMATTQAVSRAFEATGVEYFNTFGGNPVSCAVGLAVLDVLKTEQLQAHATSVGSFLLEHLSQQKAKHPIIGDVRGTGLFIGVDLIKDETLRTPATEEAEYLVSRLKENYILLSTDGPGRNILKFKPPMCFSLDNAQHVVAKLDDILTDMEEKVRSCETLRITHPAEDTHPTQILVTGQQDDTHLTDEKSV, from the exons ATGGCCGCGGACACGCGCGCCAAGGCCGTCACTCTGGATCTGAGACGTCGACTGCTCAG CTCTTCCTGCAAACTCTTCtttcctgaggatcctgttaAGATTATCCGAGGCCAGGGACAGTACCTGTACGATGAGCAAGGGCGACAGTACCTGGACTGTATCAACAACGTGGCTCATG TTGGACACTGCCACCCTACTGTGGTCCAAGCTGCGCATGAACAGAACCTGGTACTCAACACCAACAGCAGATATCTGCACGACAACATCGTGGACTATGCCCAGAGGCTGTCAGAGACCCTGCCGGAGAagctttctgtgttttatttcctGAATTCTGG GTCAGAAGCCAATGACCTGGCCTTGAGACTAGCTCGACAGTACACAGGACACCAGGATGTGGTGGTATTAGACCA TGCTTATCATGGTCACCTGAGCTCCTTGATTGACATCAGCCCCTACAAGTTCCGGAATCTGGATGGCCAGAAGGAATGGGTCCATGTG GCTCCTCTCCCAGACACCTACCGGGGCCCTTACCGGGAGGACCACCCTGACCCCGCAGAGGCCTATGCCAATGAGGCAAAGCATGTCATCAGCAGGGCGCAGGAGAAGGGCAGGAAG ATCGCAGCCTTCTTCGCTGAGTCTCTGCCCAGTGTGAGTGGACAGATCATCCCCCCTGCTGGCTACTTCTCCCAGGTGGCACA GCACATACGCAGGGCTGGAGGGCTCTTTGTGGCAGATGAGATCCAGGTTGGTTTTGGCCGAGTAGGCAAGCACTTTTGGGCCTTCCAGCTGGAGGGAGAAGACTTTGTCCCGGACATTGTCACCATGGGCAAATCCATCGGCAATGGTCACCCTGTTGCCTGCATGGCTACTACCCAAGCTGTGTCAAGGGCATTTGAAGCTACCGGTGTAGAATACTTCAACACG TTTGGTGGCAACCCTGTATCCTGTGCTGTGGGGCTAGCAGTCCTAGATGTCTTGAAAACAGAACAGCTCCAGGCTCATGCCACTAGCGTGGGCAGTTTCCTTCTGGAGCATCTCAGCCAACAGAAAGCCAAGCATCCTATCATTGGAGATGTCAG GGGCACTGGACTCTTCATCGGTGTAGATCTGATCAAAGATGAGACCCTGAGGACACCAGCAACTGAAGAGGCAGAATATTTGGTTTCCAG GCTAAAGGAAAACTACATTTTACTGAGCACTGATGGCCCTGGGAGGAATATCCTGAAGTTCAAGCCTCCAATGTGCTTCAGCCTTGACAATGCACAACATGTGGTAGCAAAGCTGGATGACATTCTAACAG ACATGGAAGAAAAAGTAAGAAGTTGTGAAACACTGAGGATCACGCACCCTGCAG AAGATACTCATCCTACTCAAATACTCGTAACAGGACAGCAAGATGACACCCACCTTACAGATGAAAAAAGTGTGTGA
- the Phykpl gene encoding 5-phosphohydroxy-L-lysine phospho-lyase isoform X2, with product MAADTRAKAVTLDLRRRLLSSSCKLFFPEDPVKIIRGQGQYLYDEQGRQYLDCINNVAHVGHCHPTVVQAAHEQNLVLNTNSRYLHDNIVDYAQRLSETLPEKLSVFYFLNSGSEANDLALRLARQYTGHQDVVVLDHAYHGHLSSLIDISPYKFRNLDGQKEWVHVAPLPDTYRGPYREDHPDPAEAYANEAKHVISRAQEKGRKIAAFFAESLPSVSGQIIPPAGYFSQVAQHIRRAGGLFVADEIQVGFGRVGKHFWAFQLEGEDFVPDIVTMGKSIGNGHPVACMATTQAVSRAFEATGVEYFNTFGGNPVSCAVGLAVLDVLKTEQLQAHATSVGSFLLEHLSQQKAKHPIIGDVRGTGLFIGVDLIKDETLRTPATEEAEYLVSRLKENYILLSTDGPGRNILKFKPPMCFSLDNAQHVVAKLDDILTDMEEKVRSCETLRITHPAGSTGPGCRAAAGSRPSNLEQGNLVIKSAP from the exons ATGGCCGCGGACACGCGCGCCAAGGCCGTCACTCTGGATCTGAGACGTCGACTGCTCAG CTCTTCCTGCAAACTCTTCtttcctgaggatcctgttaAGATTATCCGAGGCCAGGGACAGTACCTGTACGATGAGCAAGGGCGACAGTACCTGGACTGTATCAACAACGTGGCTCATG TTGGACACTGCCACCCTACTGTGGTCCAAGCTGCGCATGAACAGAACCTGGTACTCAACACCAACAGCAGATATCTGCACGACAACATCGTGGACTATGCCCAGAGGCTGTCAGAGACCCTGCCGGAGAagctttctgtgttttatttcctGAATTCTGG GTCAGAAGCCAATGACCTGGCCTTGAGACTAGCTCGACAGTACACAGGACACCAGGATGTGGTGGTATTAGACCA TGCTTATCATGGTCACCTGAGCTCCTTGATTGACATCAGCCCCTACAAGTTCCGGAATCTGGATGGCCAGAAGGAATGGGTCCATGTG GCTCCTCTCCCAGACACCTACCGGGGCCCTTACCGGGAGGACCACCCTGACCCCGCAGAGGCCTATGCCAATGAGGCAAAGCATGTCATCAGCAGGGCGCAGGAGAAGGGCAGGAAG ATCGCAGCCTTCTTCGCTGAGTCTCTGCCCAGTGTGAGTGGACAGATCATCCCCCCTGCTGGCTACTTCTCCCAGGTGGCACA GCACATACGCAGGGCTGGAGGGCTCTTTGTGGCAGATGAGATCCAGGTTGGTTTTGGCCGAGTAGGCAAGCACTTTTGGGCCTTCCAGCTGGAGGGAGAAGACTTTGTCCCGGACATTGTCACCATGGGCAAATCCATCGGCAATGGTCACCCTGTTGCCTGCATGGCTACTACCCAAGCTGTGTCAAGGGCATTTGAAGCTACCGGTGTAGAATACTTCAACACG TTTGGTGGCAACCCTGTATCCTGTGCTGTGGGGCTAGCAGTCCTAGATGTCTTGAAAACAGAACAGCTCCAGGCTCATGCCACTAGCGTGGGCAGTTTCCTTCTGGAGCATCTCAGCCAACAGAAAGCCAAGCATCCTATCATTGGAGATGTCAG GGGCACTGGACTCTTCATCGGTGTAGATCTGATCAAAGATGAGACCCTGAGGACACCAGCAACTGAAGAGGCAGAATATTTGGTTTCCAG GCTAAAGGAAAACTACATTTTACTGAGCACTGATGGCCCTGGGAGGAATATCCTGAAGTTCAAGCCTCCAATGTGCTTCAGCCTTGACAATGCACAACATGTGGTAGCAAAGCTGGATGACATTCTAACAG ACATGGAAGAAAAAGTAAGAAGTTGTGAAACACTGAGGATCACGCACCCTGCAG GGTCCACAGGTCCAGGCTGCAGAGCGGCAGCAGGAAGCAGACCCTCCAATCTAGAACAGGGTAACCTGGTAATAAAATCAGCCCCCTAA